In Methylomagnum ishizawai, one DNA window encodes the following:
- a CDS encoding HNH endonuclease, whose product MAEDKNSKGGVRAKLRAYFLANIGRIMDSEELRTVADNQSEWARRVRELRNEEGYQILTHNDRSHLKPGQYLLESDKPLPAFERAISKETRAYILDRNGFTCQMCGAVAGEPHPFDSTRKTRLHIGHIIDKSKGGSDDHGNLRAICSVCNEGAQNATLIRPDLKQLLIQIRRATALDQLEALKWLIKKFPKQAVEALADTAKPVLAKDRD is encoded by the coding sequence ATGGCCGAGGATAAAAATTCAAAAGGGGGAGTCCGTGCCAAACTGAGGGCATATTTCCTAGCCAATATCGGCAGGATTATGGATTCTGAGGAGTTGCGCACTGTCGCCGATAATCAATCGGAATGGGCCAGAAGGGTTAGGGAATTGCGCAACGAAGAGGGTTATCAAATCCTGACCCATAACGACCGGAGCCACCTCAAACCCGGCCAATACTTGTTGGAATCCGATAAACCCCTGCCCGCCTTCGAGCGGGCCATCTCGAAAGAAACCCGCGCCTATATCCTCGACCGGAACGGGTTTACCTGCCAGATGTGCGGCGCGGTAGCCGGGGAGCCCCACCCTTTCGACTCAACGCGAAAAACCCGGCTCCATATCGGACATATCATCGATAAGAGCAAAGGAGGGAGCGATGATCATGGGAATCTCCGCGCCATTTGCTCGGTTTGCAACGAAGGCGCACAAAATGCCACTTTGATCCGTCCCGACCTGAAGCAGCTTCTTATCCAAATCCGTCGCGCTACCGCTTTGGATCAACTTGAAGCATTGAAATGGCTTATCAAAAAATTCCCTAAACAAGCAGTTGAAGCGCTTGCCGACACCGCGAAACCCGTCTTAGCTAAGGATCGCGACTAA
- a CDS encoding L,D-transpeptidase family protein translates to MIQPHSKRRLSPSICLALLLAAPIGHAAPPAAKTPPSPLETLLATEPSADANLTKLYRTKGFKPFWIAGGEPSARAKVLRRFLDDAGAEGLHPEDYGTEAIGRLWLKADPDSLARLELLLTQGYLRYAADLGRGRDAARRLEEQPQATPSAALRKGLEIPGLALFLEHLAPQHPEYTALKQALKDYRALAQQGGWPTIPSGPTLQPGMSDPRIPLIRQRLALTDAAEPGHGKTYDEALAAAVKRFQKRHALPPQGVIGPETLAALNVPVEQRIRQIIVNLERWRWLSADRAGRQIWVNIPSFTLWGLQDGAVEITMPVVVGKLDQPTPAFDERLEYLEFNPDWHVPHDIAVNEYLPELRKNPASLKPKHIRFFSGGAKDAAEIDPRGIDWNLTTPAAMERYVLRQDPGPWNALGTVKFMFPNKYNVYLHDTSEPRFFAKSRRTYSHGCVRVGQPYELAAWVLAKENPPWTLERVQATIASGEHTSVALAKAMPVHLIYRTALIEGDGVHFAPDIYNRDGALERVLFGG, encoded by the coding sequence ATGATTCAACCACACTCCAAGCGCCGCCTATCTCCCTCCATCTGCCTGGCCCTGCTCCTGGCCGCGCCAATCGGCCACGCCGCCCCGCCCGCCGCCAAAACCCCGCCCTCCCCGCTCGAAACCCTCTTGGCGACCGAACCCAGCGCGGATGCCAATCTCACCAAACTCTACCGCACCAAGGGTTTCAAGCCGTTCTGGATCGCGGGCGGCGAACCTTCGGCGCGAGCCAAGGTCTTGCGCCGCTTCCTGGACGACGCGGGCGCGGAAGGTCTGCACCCCGAGGATTACGGGACCGAGGCCATTGGCCGGCTCTGGCTGAAAGCCGACCCCGACAGCCTAGCCCGACTGGAACTCTTGTTGACCCAGGGTTATCTCCGCTACGCCGCCGACCTGGGCCGGGGCCGGGACGCGGCCCGCCGCCTCGAAGAACAACCCCAGGCCACCCCATCCGCCGCCCTACGGAAAGGACTGGAAATTCCCGGCCTCGCCCTTTTCCTCGAACACCTCGCGCCGCAACACCCCGAATACACCGCCCTCAAACAAGCCCTCAAGGACTACCGCGCCCTGGCCCAGCAAGGCGGCTGGCCGACCATCCCCTCCGGCCCCACCCTGCAACCGGGCATGAGCGACCCGCGCATCCCCTTGATCCGCCAGCGCCTCGCCCTCACCGATGCCGCCGAACCCGGCCACGGCAAGACCTACGACGAAGCGCTCGCCGCCGCCGTCAAGCGCTTCCAAAAGCGCCACGCCCTGCCCCCGCAAGGCGTCATCGGCCCGGAAACCCTCGCCGCCCTCAACGTGCCGGTGGAGCAGCGCATCCGCCAAATCATCGTCAACCTGGAACGCTGGCGCTGGCTGTCCGCCGACCGCGCCGGGCGGCAAATCTGGGTCAACATCCCGAGTTTCACCCTGTGGGGACTGCAAGACGGGGCGGTGGAAATCACCATGCCGGTGGTGGTGGGCAAACTCGACCAACCGACCCCGGCCTTCGACGAGCGCTTGGAGTATCTGGAATTCAACCCGGATTGGCATGTGCCCCACGATATCGCTGTCAACGAGTACCTGCCGGAATTGCGCAAAAACCCGGCCAGCCTCAAGCCAAAGCACATCCGCTTCTTTTCCGGCGGGGCCAAGGACGCCGCCGAGATCGACCCCCGCGGCATCGATTGGAACCTGACGACCCCGGCGGCGATGGAGCGCTACGTGCTGCGCCAAGACCCCGGCCCCTGGAACGCCCTGGGCACGGTGAAATTCATGTTCCCCAACAAATACAACGTCTATCTGCACGACACCTCGGAGCCACGCTTCTTCGCCAAGAGCCGCCGCACTTACAGCCATGGCTGCGTGCGGGTGGGCCAGCCCTATGAACTGGCGGCCTGGGTGTTGGCGAAGGAAAATCCGCCCTGGACCTTGGAGCGGGTCCAGGCCACCATCGCCAGCGGCGAACACACCAGTGTGGCGCTAGCCAAGGCCATGCCAGTGCATTTGATCTACCGCACGGCCTTGATCGAGGGAGACGGGGTGCATTTCGCGCCGGACATTTATAACCGGGATGGAGCGTTGGAGCGGGTGTTGTTTGGGGGGTGA
- a CDS encoding DNA cytosine methyltransferase, translated as MAFSSLEICAGAGGQALGLEQAGFRHESLVEIDAAACQTLKLNRAHWRVVEGDLRDYSASAWRGIELLAGGVPCPPFSKAGKQLGREDERDLFPEALRLIAESQPRAVMLENVRGLLDAVFDDYRAKLVRDLKKLGYHAEWRLLNASDFGVPQLRPRVVCVALEKNAARYFDWPTPRDTPPLTVGEALYDLMAENGWHGAQEWRERACDIAPTLVGGSKKHGGPDLGPTRAKKAWAALGVDGMGILDSAPQRDFVGMPRLTVRMAARIQGFPDDWLFSGKKTAAYRQVGNAFPPPVARVVGIQIWTALESEARSKLQKRA; from the coding sequence ATGGCTTTTTCATCGCTAGAAATATGCGCCGGCGCGGGCGGGCAAGCCTTGGGCCTGGAACAGGCTGGTTTCCGGCACGAATCCCTGGTCGAGATCGATGCCGCGGCTTGCCAAACCCTCAAACTCAACCGCGCCCACTGGCGGGTGGTCGAAGGCGACCTGCGCGATTATTCGGCCAGCGCGTGGCGGGGCATCGAACTTTTGGCCGGCGGGGTGCCCTGCCCGCCGTTCTCCAAAGCGGGCAAGCAGCTTGGGCGCGAAGACGAGCGCGACCTGTTCCCCGAAGCCCTGCGCCTCATCGCCGAGAGCCAGCCCCGCGCCGTCATGCTGGAAAACGTCCGCGGCCTCCTCGACGCCGTGTTCGACGACTACCGGGCGAAGCTGGTCCGGGATTTGAAAAAGCTGGGCTACCACGCCGAATGGCGCTTGCTGAACGCCAGCGATTTCGGGGTGCCGCAGCTACGGCCCAGGGTGGTGTGCGTGGCGCTGGAAAAGAACGCGGCGCGGTATTTCGATTGGCCCACGCCCCGCGATACGCCGCCCCTGACCGTGGGCGAAGCGCTTTACGACCTCATGGCCGAGAACGGCTGGCACGGTGCCCAGGAATGGCGGGAACGGGCCTGCGATATCGCGCCCACCCTGGTCGGCGGCAGCAAGAAGCACGGCGGCCCCGACCTCGGCCCCACCCGCGCCAAGAAAGCCTGGGCCGCGCTGGGGGTGGACGGGATGGGTATCCTGGATTCCGCGCCGCAGCGCGATTTCGTGGGGATGCCGCGGTTGACAGTGCGCATGGCGGCGCGGATTCAAGGTTTCCCGGACGATTGGCTTTTCAGCGGCAAGAAAACGGCGGCTTATCGCCAAGTCGGGAATGCGTTTCCCCCGCCGGTGGCGCGGGTGGTTGGAATTCAGATATGGACGGCTTTGGAATCGGAAGCAAGATCGAAATTACAAAAAAGAGCGTGA